Proteins from a genomic interval of Zingiber officinale cultivar Zhangliang chromosome 2A, Zo_v1.1, whole genome shotgun sequence:
- the LOC122043540 gene encoding transcription factor WRKY19-like, whose protein sequence is METNTCAAALLAELSQAKELLNEQELNLHCLDLCKALTPRIASSIHNSILMAESFEANAGHDRPPCSSLALRPRTLTPRRRKSLCSWRCQVRVSSVAGGVEGPGEDDGFTWRKYGQKEILRAKYPRAYFRCAHRDSHSCPAKKQVQRSDNDPSVYDLTYHDYHTCLQQPGEEEEQGGANAMQRDQEQSTAAAQNLEGEEEFVGKIAPSFAPLEDKQFFIPSPYQFGGFDEAEGSLLPMEFDGDWEIGPDSI, encoded by the exons ATGGAGACCAATACCTGCGCTGCTGCTCTGCTCGCCGAGCTCAGCCAAGCCAAGGAGCTGCTCAATGAGCAAGAGTTAAATCTGCATTGCCTTGACCTCTGCAAGGCTCTAACTCCCAGGATCGCTTCCTCCATCCACAACTCAATTCTCATGGCGGAATCCTTCGAAGCCAACGCCGGCCACGATAGGCCTCCGTGCTCCTCGCTAGCCCTGCGACCTCGCACCTTGACGCCCAGGAGAAG GAAATCTCTGTGCTCGTGGAGGTGCCAAGTGAGGGTGAGCTCGGTGGCCGGCGGAGTGGAAGGTCCGGGGGAGGACGACGGCTTCACCTGGAGGAAGTACGGCCAGAAAGAGATCCTCCGAGCCAAATATCCAAG GGCCTATTTCCGGTGCGCTCATCGGGACTCGCACAGTTGCCCGGCAAAGAAGCAGGTGCAGCGATCGGACAACGACCCGTCGGTCTACGACCTCACCTACCACGACTATCACACTTGCCTCCAGCAGCcgggggaggaggaggagcaggGAGGTGCAAATGCAATGCAGCGCGACCAAGAACAGAGTACTGCGGCGGCGCAAAACCTTGaaggagaggaggaatttgtGGGGAAGATTGCGCCTTCCTTTGCGCCCCTGGAGGATAAGCAGTTTTTCATTCCTTCGCCGTACCAGTTCGGGGGCTTTGATGAAGCAGAAGGCAGTTTGCTTCCGATGGAGTTCGACGGAGACTGGGAGATCGGCCCTGACAGCATCTAG